The following nucleotide sequence is from Planctomycetia bacterium.
TCTCTTGCGATGCGTCGGGAGTTCACACCCAGGTCACGGGCGTATGCGTCGACATCACCGAGCGGAAACATGCCGAGAACGCTCTGCGCGAATCCGAAGAACGTTTTCGACTGTTAGCGATGCACGCTCCGGTCGGCATCGTCCTCTGCGACGCCGAGGGGCGAACGTTATTTGCCAACCCGAAAGTGTGCGAACTAGCCGATGCTCTGCCTGAGGAAGTGATGGGCTTCGATTGGCAGACGTTCATCCATCCGGACGATCGCCAGGGATTGCTCGAGGCGTGGCGCTCGGACATCGCCGCCGGGAAGATTCATTCGTCGGGCGAATTTCGGTTCGTTCGTAAAGATGGCTCGATCCGCTGGGCTTCCTCGACCGCCTCGCTCGTACATGATGCCAACGGAACTCCGATCGGCCAGATCGGCATTACGCTGGATATCACCGAACGCAAAGCGGCCGAAGATCGGCTCCGAACGAGAGAGGCGCAACTCGGCGGCATCCTCGATAACACGACGGCGGTCGTTTACCTCAAAGATTCGGAGGGACGATTCCAACTCATCAACCATCGCTTTGAAAGCATTTTCCAGGCTTTGGGGCAAAGTTTCATCGGTAAGAACGACACGGAAGTTTTCCCGGAACCTCTTGCCCGCAAATTTTTAGAGTCGGACGCGCAGGTATGGCGCGAACAAATCGCCCACACCTTCGAGGAAGACGCGCCGCACGCCGATGGCTTGCACACCTATCGATCCGTCAAGTTCCCGGTTCGAGACGCGACGGGAAAGATGATCGCGCTCGGCGGGATCTCGACCGACATCACCGATTTGAAGGAAGCCTACGAAGCCTTGCGAAAAAAAGAAGAACTCCTGCGCAATCTGATCGAAGTTCAGGAAAGCGAGAAACGGTTTCTCTGCCACGAATTTCACGATGGATTGATTCAGTACGCCGTAGCATCGTTGATGGCCTTGGAGACGCACCGCCAGAAGCAACTGGCCGATGTGTCACCGATCATCGACACGGTGATCATCGACACCGTGATCGGCAACTTACGACGAGGCGTCGACGACGGCCGACGCGTCATTCGAGGCATTCGGCCTGCCGTATTGGACGATTCCGACCTGCCCGCCGCGATCGAGGACCTGATCGGGCAGTTCGAGACTTCTGGAATGCACGTAACCGGCAAATGCGATCCCGAAATCGGCCGCTTACCCGAGGCGATTCAAACGACGATCTATCGAGTCGTGCAGGAAGCCCTGAACAACGCGAAGAATCACAGCGGCACGGATGTGGTTCGGATCGAGCTGAAGAAAACCAGCGACGGCCTGCACTTGGAAGTCAGAGACTTCGGCTCCGGTTTCGACGTTCGCTCCTCTCGCAAGCAGGGCTTCGGCCTCCTCGGCATGGCGGAACGAGTGCGGCTCCACGGCGGCGACTTGAATATCGACAGCGAACCCGATGTCGGCACTCGTATCTCGGTCCGCCTGCCGATTCCATAGCCGAGCCCGACCCAGAGGCCAAGCTCTTTGAAGGCCGACAAATACCCCCAACAGGGCTCGAACCTGTAACCTGCCGCTTAGAAGGCGATAACAGGCCTAGGCCGACGCAGCTCTCAAACACTGGAAATAACGAGGTCTCACGTATTCGTGAGAACTTCGCGTACGTTCGCGAAGCGGTCGTTATCTTCCGGTGTTTTCATGGTAATGCAAACGAAAACTGGTAATCGTGGTACTCGCGCCAAGGCGACGATCGATAAAGGACTGGCAGAGCCTTCAGACTTGCTCTCGCAGGTCGGCAAGAAACTCAGAGGCCGGCTCGACGCTCGTGACGAGCAGGTGATCACGGGCTCGGGTGCAGGCGACGTAGAGGAGATGCCGTTCCGTGTCATAGACCTCTTGCAGGTCGGCGTCGTCGCCGATCGCCTCGATGCGCTCCACTTCGTCGTCACAGGCCATCACCGCGACGGCCCGGAACTCCAGGCCCTTGGCCATGTGCATCGTGCTTACGGCAACAAACCCTTCTTCTCCGTCGCCGACGTCATCGAGCACTTGGTACGCTTGTCCCGACTTCTCGACTGCGGCCTTAGCTCAGCTCTCTCCTCCGCACTAACTTGGCGAATTGTTTTTCCGTCCGGAGATTCAAGTTGATCATAACGGCCTCCTGTTCCTTCACCCTCTCCTAAAACCTTGGGAAGATAGAGCTGACGATACTTCATGGTTTCCAGATTCTTCGCAAACCAAAGAATGTAGTCTGTCGTTCTTTTCAATCCCGAGGATCCGAGTCCGC
It contains:
- a CDS encoding PAS domain S-box protein, coding for MNRSRYLAVLPYLSAFAIIAVAVLTSDHRVSLPFFVFVGLCFAYLMRSEQRAKNELERELTERKRIEAELQASQDQFYKFVENGLFAAFIKDERGAYVFVNKFVERNFGRERADYLGKTDGEIYPADLAKEYVENDHRALSENASVPFDETSHSPDGAVRYWSTIKFPLRDADGRQLLGGIAVDVSEIRKAERQAKESEDRLLLALEAGRMGIWLWDLATNRVQSSETQAKIHGRLPEQTETRIEDSYHHIHPDDRASVRQVIESAMRNEAPDRTTYRVVWPDGSIHWVEAIGRVSCDASGVHTQVTGVCVDITERKHAENALRESEERFRLLAMHAPVGIVLCDAEGRTLFANPKVCELADALPEEVMGFDWQTFIHPDDRQGLLEAWRSDIAAGKIHSSGEFRFVRKDGSIRWASSTASLVHDANGTPIGQIGITLDITERKAAEDRLRTREAQLGGILDNTTAVVYLKDSEGRFQLINHRFESIFQALGQSFIGKNDTEVFPEPLARKFLESDAQVWREQIAHTFEEDAPHADGLHTYRSVKFPVRDATGKMIALGGISTDITDLKEAYEALRKKEELLRNLIEVQESEKRFLCHEFHDGLIQYAVASLMALETHRQKQLADVSPIIDTVIIDTVIGNLRRGVDDGRRVIRGIRPAVLDDSDLPAAIEDLIGQFETSGMHVTGKCDPEIGRLPEAIQTTIYRVVQEALNNAKNHSGTDVVRIELKKTSDGLHLEVRDFGSGFDVRSSRKQGFGLLGMAERVRLHGGDLNIDSEPDVGTRISVRLPIP